CACCGCGACCGTGTGAAACAACTTCAGCTGTCACTTTACCACCGTTTACGAACGGTGCACCGATCTCGATTTTCTCACCATCAGCAACTAAAAGTACTGAATCGAACTCAACTGCTGCACCAGTCTCAACGTCTAGTTTCTCTAGACGAATTGTTTGACCTTCAGTCACACGGTGCTGTTTACCACCACTTTGGAA
The Pseudoalteromonas phenolica genome window above contains:
- the rplU gene encoding 50S ribosomal protein L21: MYAVFQSGGKQHRVTEGQTIRLEKLDVETGAAVEFDSVLLVADGEKIEIGAPFVNGGKVTAEVVSHGRGEKVKIVKFRRRKHSRKQMGHRQWFTEVKITGISA